The Argopecten irradians isolate NY chromosome 6, Ai_NY, whole genome shotgun sequence genome has a window encoding:
- the LOC138325712 gene encoding uncharacterized protein, protein MAESQDVPSGDDSSLGRLLQCPICLGQFRQPKSLPCLHSLCEECLGTYITQHLSGDTATGTTFPCPVCRRETSPHNLDVGKEMWAQQFPTNNHVKKLIDLQSTTRTQNPLCGPCQTTINVQKKADVWCSVTNTFFCESCKSNFHDIIHKGCDIVDVSEMSVTLAQNISSHMVCQTHKERMNCFCEDHKFIGCNMCIITEHRRCDSVTTTKEYFDKQKSNSNIQSMDKSLGDAADGMDFMVKSFNDKEQDMQRCKQVELNSLIILRDKLNAYLDKRQMELTQELNSSYKRESGKIELSKQRCNRVKTAMLGTKEALQMAVKREDDVDTIRLLNRGQIEVGACKDLLEDFSRSLTTVHIKHDIGSDLHILNEKSHLSLGKIVIERKPQNLPKCIRFVKTLSSCSAKKLRSISIDNICEAVHVSTKQMAHGYRRAYRELEYNSHGAQKVVLLSNVLVVCFTDRPNIWLLTVEGHCLSQLETQGVPQDMCVVDATTVAVSLCNNIQLVSVQNNQLTSLHAIQTKTRCYGIAYVNGNFMVSTPSVIAIVGRNGKDREIQALEQKWYCMSYDSLYQQAFACLTYPRDDLNQDKCVQNRPTTSFYPKEVFTNSLPKSHHVMPSYTCKYNSNVSQCPTIARNTTIHNSRKNTPNMPRALIRNTPAVVSLISNTQKISSVCQTILKDFLGIGIVQNASGVAVDREGNVYVCGQASNNVVQVSPDGSKVRELLTSEDGINNPTDISLYGDIFVVTGQTLHKENKIQVFQLC, encoded by the coding sequence ATGGCAGAGTCCCAAGATGTCCCGTCTGGAGATGATAGTTCGCTCGGCCGTCTACTACAATGTCCGATATGTTTAGGACAATTCCGACAACCGAAGTCTCTTCCCTGTCTACATTCCCTCTGTGAGGAATGTCTCGGTACCTACATCACACAGCATCTGTCCGGAGATACGGCGACTGGGACGACATTCCCCTGTCCAGTATGTAGGAGGGAAACATCGCCTCACAATCTTGATGTGGGAAAAGAGATGTGGGCCCAGCAGTTCCCCACCAACAACCACGTGAAGAAGTTAATTGATCTTCAGTCCACAACAAGGACTCAGAATCCGTTATGCGGGCCGTGTCAGACTACCATTAATGTTCAGAAGAAAGCAGATGTGTGGTGTAGCGTTACCAATACATTCTTTTGTGAATCATGTAAATCAAATTTCCATGACATTATCCACAAAGGCTGTGATATCGTAGATGTTAGCGAGATGAGCGTCACCTTGGCCCAGAATATATCCTCACACATGGTGTGTCAAACACACAAAGAGAGGATGAACTGTTTCTGTGAGGATCACAAGTTTATAGGATGTAACATGTGTATCATCACAGAACATCGACGATGTGACTCGGTAACAACTACAAAGGAGTATTTCGATAAACAGAAAAGCAACTCCAACATACAAAGTATGGACAAGTCACTTGGTGATGCGGCCGATGGTATGGACTTCATGGTGAAATCTTTCAACGACAAAGAACAAGACATGCAGCGATGTAAACAAGTCGAATTGAACAGCCTTATCATATTACGAGACAAACTAAACGCGTATCTCGATAAAAGACAGATGGAATTAACTCAAGAACTGAATTCATCCTACAAAAGAGAATCAGGAAAGATTGAGTTGTCGAAACAGAGATGTAATCGGGTGAAGACGGCAATGTTGGGTACAAAGGAAGCCTTACAAATGGCGGTCAAGCGCGAGGATGACGTGGATACCATCAGACTGCTCAACAGAGGTCAGATAGAGGTGGGGGCCTGTAAAGATCTACTTGAAGATTTCTCAAGATCTCTCACAACTGTACATATCAAACACGATATCGGCAGTGACCTTCATATCCTCAATGAAAAATCACATTTATCCTTGGGTAAAATTGTCATAGAAAGGAAACCACAAAACTTACCTAAATGTATACGCTTCGTGAAGACATTATCAAGCTGCTCTGCAAAGAAACTAAGATCAATAAGTATCGATAACATTTGCGAGGCGGTCCACGTATCCACGAAACAGATGGCACATGGCTATCGCAGGGCTTATCGGGAATTAGAATATAACAGCCACGGTGCTCAAAAAGTTGTACTATTATCCAATGTATTGGTAGTATGCTTCACTGATCGGCCAAATATCTGGCTTTTAACTGTCGAAGGACATTGTTTGAGTCAGCTAGAAACCCAGGGCGTTCCACAAGACATGTGTGTTGTGGATGCGACCACCGTAGCTGTAtctttatgtaataatatacaacTCGTTAGTGTGCAGAACAATCAGTTGACGTCATTGCACGCTATACAGACAAAAACGCGTTGCTATGGCATTGCGTACGTGAATGGCAATTTCATGGTCAGCACCCCATCAGTCATTGCCATAGTGGGCAGAAACGGTAAAGATCGCGAAATACAAGCGTTAGAACAAAAATGGTATTGCATGTCATACGATTCATTATATCAGCAAGCTTTTGCGTGCCTGACATATCCACGGGATGATCTGAACCAGGATAAATGCGTGCAAAACAGGCCGACAACAAGTTTTTATCCAAAAGAAGTATTCACGAATTCCCTGCCGAAATCCCATCATGTTATGccatcatatacatgtaaatataatagcAACGTCAGTCAGTGTCCTACAATTGCACgaaacacaacaatacacaatTCAAGAAAAAATACACCAAACATGCCAAGGGCACTCATCAGAAACACTCCAGCAGTTGTCAGTCTCATCAGTAACACCCAGAAAATATCGTCTGTTTGTCAGACGATATTGAAAGATTTTCTTGGGATTGGAATTGTTCAAAATGCGTCTGGAGTGGCTGTAGATCGCGAAGGCAACGTATACGTATGTGGTCAAGCGTCCAACAACGTGGTCCAGGTTTCGCCAGATGGGTCAAAGGTCAGAGAGCTTCTGACGTCAGAGGATGGTATAAACAATCCAACTGACATATCGTTGTATGGGGACATATTCGTGGTGACTGGTCAAACACTGCACAAAGAAAACAAGATTCAAGTGTTTCAACTTTGCtaa